In Camelus dromedarius isolate mCamDro1 chromosome 4, mCamDro1.pat, whole genome shotgun sequence, the following are encoded in one genomic region:
- the ATG9A gene encoding autophagy-related protein 9A isoform X1, whose amino-acid sequence MAQFDTEYQRLEASYSDSPPGEEDLLVHVPEGSKSPWHHIENLDLFFSRVYNLHQKNGFTCMLIGEIFELMQFLFVVAFTTFLVSCVDYDILFANKMVNHSLHPAEPVKVTLPDAFLPAQVCSARIQENGSLITILVIAAVFWVHRLIKFIYNICCYWEIHSFYLHALRIPMSALPYCTWQEVQARIVQTQKEHQICIHKRELTELDIYHRILRFQNYMVALVNKSLLPLRFRLPGLGEVVFFTRGLKYNFELILFWGPGSLFLNEWSLKAEYKRGGQRLELAQRLSNRILWIGIANFLLCPLILIWQILYAFFSYAEVLKREPGALGARCWSLYGRCYLRHFNELEHELQSRLNRGYKPASKYMNCFLSPLLTLLAKNCAFFAGSILAVLIALTIYDEDVLAVEHVLTTVTLLGVTVTVCRSFIPDQHMVFCPEQLLRVILAHIHYMPDHWQGNAHRSQTRDEFAQLFQYKAVFILEELLSPIVTPLILIFCLRPRALEIIDFFRNFTVEVVGVGDTCSFAQMDVRQHGHPQWLSGGQTEASVYQQAEDGKTELSLMHFAITNPGWQPPRESTAFLGFLKEQVQRDGAAAGLAQGGLLPENALFTSIQSLQSESEPLSLIANVVAGSSCRGPPLPRDLQGSRHRAEVASALRSFSPLQPGQAPTGRAPSTMTGSGVDARTASSGSSVWEGQLQSLVLSEYASTEMSLHALYMHQLHKQQAQAEPERHVWHRRESDESGESAPEEGGEGARAPQPIPRSASYPCATPRPGAPETTALQGGFQRRYGGITDPGTVPRAPSHFSRLPLGGWAEDGQSASRHPEPVPEEGSEDELPPQVHKV is encoded by the exons atggcgcAGTTTGACACTGAATACCAGCGCCTAGAGGCCTCCTACAGCGATTCACCCCCCGGGGAGGAGGACCTGTTGGTGCATGTGCCTGAGGGGAGCAAGT CACCTTGGCACCACATCGAAAATCTTGACCTCTTCTTCTCTCGA GTTTATAATCTACATCAGAAGAATGGCTTCACTTGTATGCTCATCGGGGAGATCTTTGAGCTCAT GCAGTTCCTCTTTGTGGTTGCCTTCACCACCTTCCTGGTCAGCTGTGTGGACTACGACATCCTATTTGCCAACAAGATGGTGAACCACAGTCTTCACCCTGCCGAGCCCGTCAAGGTTACTCTGCCAGATGCCTTTCTGCCTGCCCAGGTCTGTAGTGCCAG GATTCAGGAAAATGGCTCCCTGATCACCATCCTGGTCATCGCTGCTGTCTTCTGGGTCCACCGGCTTATCAAGTTCATCTATAACATTTGCTGCTACTGGGAGATCCACTCCTTCTACCTGCATGCTCTGCGCATCCCCATG TCTGCCCTTCCATACTGCACGTGGCAAGAAGTACAGGCCCGGATCGTGCAGACACAGAAAGAGCACCAGATCTGCATCCACAAGCGTGAGCTGACAGAGCTGGACATCTACCACCGCATCCTCCGTTTCCAGAACTACATGGTGGCGCTGGTTAACAAATCCCTCCTGCCCCTGCGCTTCCGCCTGCCCGGTCTCGGGGAGGTTGTCTTCTTCACCCGGGGCCTCAAGTACAACTTTGAGCTGATCCTCTTCTGGGGACCTGGCTCTCTGTTTCTCAATGAATGGAGCCTCAAGGCTGAGTACAAACGTGGGGGACAACGGCTCGAGCTGGCCCAGCGCCTCAGCAACCGCATCTTGTGGATTGGCATCGCCAACTTCCTGCTGTGCCCCCTCATCCTCATTTGGCAGATCCTCTATGCCTTTTTCAGTTATGCCGAGGTGCTGAAGCGGGAGCCAGGGGCCCTGGGGGCACGTTGCTGGTCACTCTATGGCCGCTGCTACCTCCGCCACTTCAACGAGCTGGAGCATGAGCTACAGTCCCGCCTCAACCGAGGCTACAAGCCTGCATCCAAGTACATGAATTGCTTCTTGTCACCTCTGCTGACACTGCTGGCCAAGAACTGCGCCTTCTTCGCTGGCTCCATCCTGGCCGTGCTTATTGCACTCACCATCTACGACGAAGATGTGTTGGCCGTGGAGCACGTCCTCACCACCGTCACGCTCCTGGGGGTCACCGTGACCGTGTGCAG GTCCTTTATCCCGGACCAGCACATGGTGTTCTGCCCTGAGCAGCTGCTCCGCGTGATCCTCGCTCACATCCACTACATGCCTGACCACTGGCAGGGTAATGCCCACCGCTCGCAGACCCGGGACGAGTTTGCCCAGCTCTTCCAGTAcaaggca GTGTTCATCTTGGAGGAGTTACTGAGCCCCATTGTCACGCCTCTCATCCTCATCTTCTGCCTGCGCCCACGGGCCCTGGAGATTATAGACTTCTTCCGCAATTTCACCGTGGAGGTCGTTGGTGTTGGAGATACCTGCTCCTTCGCTCAGATGGATGTTCGCCAGCATGGGCATCCCCAG TGGCTTTCCGGGGGACAGACAGAGGCCTCAGTGTACCAGCAAGCTGAAGATGGGAAGACAGAATTGTCACTCATGCACTTTGCCATCACCAACCCTGGCTGGCAGCCACCACGTGAGAGCACAGCCTTCCTAGGCTTCCTCAAGGAGCAAGTTCAGCGGGATGGAGCAGCTGCTGGCCTTGCCCAAGGCGGTCTCCTCCCTGAAAATGCCCTCTTTACATCCATCCAGTCCTTACAGTCTGAGTCTGAG CCGCTGAGCCTTATTGCAAATGTGGTAGCTGGCTCATCCTGCCGGGGCCCCCCACTGCCCAGAGACCTGCAGGGCTCCAGGCACAGGGCTGAAGTCGCCTCTGCCTTGCGCTCCTTCTCCCCTCTGCAACCTGGTCAGGCTCCCACGGGCCGGGCTCCCAGCACCATGACAGGCTCTGG GGTAGATGCCAGGACCGCCAGCTCCGGGAGCAGCGTTTGGGAAGGACAGCTGCAGAGCCTAGTGTTGTCGGAATATGCATCGACCGAGATGAGCCTGCATGCCCTCTATATGCACCAG CTCCACAAGCAGCAGGCCCAGGCTGAGCCTGAGCGGCACGTGTGGCACCGCCGGGAGAGTGATGAGAGTGGGGAGAGTGCTCCTGAAGAGGGGGGAGAGGGTGCCCGGGCCCCCCAGCCTATCCCTCGCTCTGCCAGCTATCCCTGTGCTACACCCCGGCCTGGAGCACCTGAGACCACTGCCCTGCAGGGCGGCTTCCAGAGGCGCTACGGAGGCATCACAG ACCCCGGCACAGTGCCCCGGGCTCCCTCTCACTTCTCCCGGCTGCCCCTTGGAGGGTGGGCTGAAGATGGGCAGTCAGCATCGAGGCACCCGGAGCCCGTGCCTGAAGAGGGCTCAGAGGATGAGCTTCCCCCTCAGGTGCACAAG GTATAG
- the ANKZF1 gene encoding tRNA endonuclease ANKZF1, with product MSPAPAAAQASVSVSLFDLNADAPILQGLRLVSHAPGEALSQALQTSCPGSGERISPERKPLQGPLDISEKLFCSTCDQTFQNHQEQREHYKLDWHRFNLKQRLKDKPLLSALDFEKQSSTGDLSSISGSEDSDSAREDNLQIPDEERAEFEKPNRPRGFHRHRVLFQNAQGQFVYAYRCILGPRQVPLEVPELLLQSLQNRGPSVVLMAAAGHFAGAVFQGREVLIHKTFHRYTVRAKQGTAQGLRDAQGRAPRSAGANLRRYNEATLYKDVRDLLAGPDWAKALEEARMILLRAPRSGRSLFFGGQEAPLQREDPRLWDIPLATRRPTFKELQRVLHKLTALHVHGEDPRETVRLESPQTHWQTVREMKAIKEERKVPSDENPALGQNEEAPEHGSESEGEDGSQVELELAELTLGTLDLREFEILPKRRRRKRNKEKNRDLEAGAHVPLPQQPQDDEAKSPAQPELWDVLLVACRAGDMGMLKLQLAASPVDPGVLSLLSAPLGSGGFTLLHAAAAAGRGSVVRLLLEAGADPTVQDSRARPPYTVAADKSTRNEFRRFMEKNPDAYDYSKAQVPGPLTAEMEARHAARKREQKAARRHQEEQQRKQQEQEKREQEEQRRFAALSDREKRALAAERRLAAQLGAPTPQIPEPAIINVQRCWSCGTSLQGLIPFHYLDFSFCSTRCLRDHRCQAGKPSS from the exons ATGTCGCCGGCCCCAGCTGCTGCTCAGGCTTCTGTGTCAGTCTCCTTGTTTGACCTGAACGCGGATGCTCCGATCCTTCAGGGCCTGCGCCTGGTGAGCCACGCTCCCGGGGAGGCTctgtcccaggctctgcagacttCCTGTCCAG GTTCAGGGGAGAGAATAAGCCCAGAAAGAAAACCACTCCAGGGTCCTCTGGATATTTCAGAGAAGTTGTTTTGTTCAACCTGTGACCAGACCTTCCAGAACCATCAGGAACAG AGGGAACATTATAAGCTCGACTGGCATCGGTTTAACCTAAAGCAACGTCTCAAGGACAAGCCTCTCCTATCTGCCCTGGACTTTGAAAAGCAGAGCTCCACAG GAGATCTTTCCAGCATCTCAGGATCGGAAGATTCAGACTCAGCCAGGGAGGACAACTTGCAGATACCGGATGAGGAGAGGGCTGAGTTTGAGAAGCCTAACCGCCCCCGAGGCTTCCACCGACATCGAGTTCTTTTCCAGAATGCCCAGGGCCAGTTTGTTTATGCCTATCGCTGCATCCTAGGCCCTCGCCAG GTGCCCCTAGAAGTACCAGAACTTCTGCTCCAGAGCCTGCAAAATAGAGGCCCCAGCGTGGTGCTCATGGCTGCCGCTGGGCACTTTGCTGGTGCCGTTTTCCAAGG AAGAGAAGTGTTGATACACAAAACCTTTCATCGCTACACAGTGCGGGCCAAgcagggcacagctcaggggcTTCGGGATGCCCAGGGTAGGGCTCCTCGCTCTGCTGGAGCCAACCTGAGGCGCTACAATGAAGCCACACTGTATAAG GATGTTCGTGACCTGCTGGCGGGGCCAGACTGGGCTAAGGCGCTGGAGGAGGCTAGGATGATACTTCTACGTGCCCCCCGGTCTGGCCGTTCCTTGTTTTTTGGTGGCCAGGAGGCTCCCCTGCAACGAGAGGATCCCAGACTCTGGGATATCCCCCTCGCTACCCGCAGACCCACCTTCAAAGAGCTACAGCGTGTGCTCCATAAGCTGACCGCCTTGCATGTCCATG GAGAAGACCCCCGGGAAACAGTCAGGTTGGAGTCACCTCAGACACACTGGCAGACAGTGAGAGAAATGAAGGCTatcaaggaagagagaaaggtcCCCAGTGATGAAAATCCTGCACTCGGCCAGAATGAGGAAGCTCCCGAACACG GTtcagagtcagagggagaggATGGCTCCCAGGTGGAGCTAGAGCTAGCAGAATTGACACTGGGGACCCTGGATCTTCGTGAGTTTGAGATATTGCCCAAgcggagaaggagaaaaaggaataaggagAAAAACCGAGACCTGGAGGCTGGGGCACACGTGCCTCTTCCCCAGCAACCTCAAGATGATGAGGCCAAGTCCCCCGCTCAGCCAGAGCTCTGGGACGTGCTTCTAGTTGCTTGCCGAGCAGGAGATATGGGAATGCTGAAGCTCCAGCTAGCTGCCAGCCCCGTGGACCCTGGGGTTCTGTCTCTGCTCAGTGCCCCTTTGGGCTCTGGTGGCTTTACCCTCTTGCACGCAGCAGCCGCAGCTGGGAGAGGCTCAGTGGTTCGCCTGCTGCTGGAGGCAGGTGCGGACCCCACTGTGCA GGACTCCCGGGCCCGGCCTCCATATACAGTTGCAGCTGATAAATCAACACGAAATGAGTTCCGGAGGTTCATGGAGAAGAATCCAGATGCTTATGATTATAGCAAGGCTCAG GTGCCAGGGCCACTGACAGCAGAAATGGAGGCACGGCACGCTGCCCGGAAAAGGGAGCAGAAGGCAGCTCGGCGGCACCAGGAGGAACAGCAGCGGAAGCAACAGGAGCAGGAGAAGCGGGAGCAAGAAGAGCAGCGGCGGTTTGCTGCCCTCAGCGACCGTGAGAAG AGAGCTCTGGCTGCAGAACGCCGACTAGCTGCCCAGTTGGGAGCCCCTACCCCTCAGATTCCTGAGCCTGCGATCATCAATGTTCA ACGCTGCTGGAGTTGTGGGACATCCCTCCAAGGCCTCATTCCCTTTCACTACCTTGACTTCTCGTTCTGCTCCACACGCTGCCTCCGGGATCATCGCTGTCAGGCTGGAAAGCCCTCTTCCTGA
- the ABCB6 gene encoding ATP-binding cassette sub-family B member 6, producing the protein MVTVGNYCEAEGPAGPAWVKGGLSPCFFFTFMPSTLMGLGALALVLALPRKRRERPGGADALSWAAGPRVAPYVLQLLLATLQVALPLASLVGRVGTAQGAPLPGYLLLASVFGTMASACGLGLLVVERNQARQKLAMGIWIKFTHSPALLLLWTVAFAAENLALVSWNSPQWWWAREDLSQQVQFSLWVLRYGVSGGLFVLGLWAPGLRPQCYTLRVNEEDQDVERSQVRSTGRPSQSTWKDLGRKLRLLSGYLWPRGSPALQLIVLICLGLMGLERGLNLLVPIFYRDIVNLLTEKAPWRSLAWTVTIYVFLKFLQGGGTGSTGFVSNLRTFLWIRVQQFTSRRVELHLFSHLHQLSLRWHLGRRTGEVLRIVDRGTSSVTGLLSYLVFNIIPTLADITIGIIYFSMFFNAWFGLIVFLCMSLYLALTIVVTEWRAKFRRAMNTQENATRARAVDSLLNFETVKYYNAESHEVDRYREAIIKYQGLEWKSNASLVLLNQTQNLVIGLGLLAGSLLCAYFVSEQKLQVGDFVLFGTYIIQLYMPLNWFGTYYRMIQTNFIDMENMFDLLKEEIEVKDLPGAGPLHFQRGQIEFENVHFSYTDGRETLKDVSFTVMPGQTLALVGPSGAGKSTVLRLLFRFYDISSGCIRIDGQDISQVTQISLRSHIGVVPQDTVLFNDTIANNIRYGRVTAGNDEVKAAAQAAGIHDTIMAFPEGYETQVGERGLKLSGGEKQRVAIARTILKAPDIILLDEATSALDTSNERAIQASLAKVCANRTTIIVAHRLSTVVSADQILVIKDGCIVERGRHEALLSRGGVYADMWQLQQQGQEEASEDTKPETKEW; encoded by the exons ATGGTGACTGTGGGCAACTACTGCGAGGCCGAAGGACCCGCGGGTCCGGCCTGGGTGAAGGGTGGCCTGAGTCCCTGCTTCTTTTTCACGTTCATGCCCTCGACGCTGATGGGCCTAGGGGCTCTGGCCTTGGTGCTGGCTCTTCCTCGCAAGCGTCGGGAACGGCCTGGTGGCGCCGACGCGCTGTCCTGGGCTGCCGGCCCTCGCGTCGCTCCCTATGTGCTGCAGCTGCTTCTGGCCACACTTCAGGTGGCGCTGCCCCTAGCCAGCCTGGTTGGCCGGGTGGGCACTGCCCAGGGTGCCCCACTGCCAGGCTACCTATTGCTGGCTTCTGTATTTGGGACTATGGCCAGCGCCTGTGGCCTGGGACTGCTCGTGGTGGAACGGAACCAGGCACGGCAGAAGCTAGCAATGGGCATCTGGATAAAGTTCACCCACAGCCCGGCTCTCCTGCTCCTCTGGACTGTGGCTTTTGCAGCCGAAAACTTGGCCCTCGTTTCTTGGAACAGCCCACAATGGTGGTGGGCAAGGGAGGACTTGAGCCAGCAG GTTCAGTTTAGCCTGTGGGTGCTGCGGTATGGGGTCTCTGGAGGGCTTTTTGTCCTGGGGCTCTGGGCCCCAGGACTTCGTCCCCAGTGTTACACCTTGCGGGTCAATGAAGAGGATCAAGATGTAGAGAGGAGCCAG GTTCGGTCAACAGGGAGGCCATCGCAGTCTACCTGGAAAGACCTTGGCAGAAAGCTCCGCCTACTGAGTGGCTACCTGTGGCCCCGGGGGAGCCCGGCCTTGCAGCTTATTGTGCTCATCTGCCTAGGGCTCATGGGGTTGGAGCGGGGACTGAACCTGTTGGTCCCCATCTTCTACAGGGACATAG TGAACTTACTGACCGAGAAGGCACCTTGGCGCTCCCTGGCCTGGACTGTCACCATCTATGTCTTCCTCAAGTTCCTCCAGGGGGGTGGCACCGGCAGTACAG GCTTCGTGAGCAACCTGCGCACGTTCCTGTGGATCCGGGTGCAGCAGTTCACCTCGCGGCGGGTGGAGCTGCACCTCTTCTCCCACCTGCACCAGCTCTCCCTGCGCTGGCACCTGGGACGCCGCACGGGGGAAGTGCTGCGGATTGTGGACCGGGGCACGTCCAGTGTCACAGGGCTGCTCAG CTACCTGGTGTTCAACATCATCCCCACACTGGCCGACATCACCATTGGCATCATCTACTTCAGCATGTTCTTTAACGCCTGGTTTGGCCTCATTGTGTTCCTGTGCATGAGTCTTTACCTGG CCCTGACCATTGTGGTCACTGAGTGGAGAGCAAAGTTTCGACGTGCTATGAACACACAGGAGAATGCTACCCGGGCACGAGCTGTGGACTCTTTGCTGAACTTTGAGACG GTGAAGTATTACAACGCGGAGAGTCATGAAGTGGATCGCTATCGAGAGGCCATCATCAAATATCAG GGTTTGGAGTGGAAGTCAAACGCTTCACTGGTTTTACTAAATCAGACCCAGAACCTGGTGATTGGACTTGGGCTCCTCGCTGGCTCCCTGCTTTGTGCTTACTTTGTCAGTGAGCAGaagttacag GTCGGAGACTTTGTCCTGTTTGGCACCTACATCATCCAGCTGTACATGCCCCTCAACTGGTTTGGCACCTACTACAG GATGATCCAGACCAACTTCATCGACATGGAGAACATGTTTGACCTGCTGAAAGAGGAGATAGAA GTGAAGGACCTTCCTGGAGCAGGGCCCCTTCACTTTCAGAGGGGCCAGATTGAGTTTGAGAATGTGCACTTCAGCTACACCGATGG GCGGGAGACCCTGAAGGATGTGTCCTTTACTGTGATGCCTGGACAGACACTGGCCCTG GTGGGCCCATCAGGAGCAGGGAAGAGCACAGTTTTGCGCCTGCTGTTTCGTTTCTATGACATCAGCTCTGGCTGCATCCGAATAGATGGGCAGGACATTTCACAG GTGACCCAGATCTCTCTCCGGTCTCATATTGGAGTTGTACCCCAGGACACTGTCCTCTTTAATGACACCATTGCCAACAATATCCGCTATGGCCGTGTCACTGCCGGAAACGATGAGGTGAAGGCtgctgcccaggctgcaggcatcCACGACACCATCATGGCTTTCCCGGAAG GATACGAGACACAGGTGGGTGAGCGGGGACTGAAGCTGAGTGGTGGGGAGAAGCAGCGTGTTGCCATTGCTCGCACCATTCTCAAGGCTCCAGACATCATTCTGCTGGACGAG GCAACGTCTGCACTGGATACATCTAACGAGAGGGCCATCCAGGCTTCTCTGGCCAAAGTCTGCGCCAACCGCACCACCATCATAGTGGCACACAG GCTCTCAACTGTGGTCAGTGCTGACCAGATCCTGGTCATCAAGGATGGCTGCATTGTGGAGAGAGGACG GCACGAAGCTCTGTTGTCCCGAGGCGGGGTATATGCTGACATGtggcagctgcagcagcagggaCAGGAAGAAGCCTCTGAAGACACCAAGCCCGAGACCAAGGAATGGTGA
- the ATG9A gene encoding autophagy-related protein 9A isoform X2, which translates to MVNHSLHPAEPVKVTLPDAFLPAQVCSARIQENGSLITILVIAAVFWVHRLIKFIYNICCYWEIHSFYLHALRIPMSALPYCTWQEVQARIVQTQKEHQICIHKRELTELDIYHRILRFQNYMVALVNKSLLPLRFRLPGLGEVVFFTRGLKYNFELILFWGPGSLFLNEWSLKAEYKRGGQRLELAQRLSNRILWIGIANFLLCPLILIWQILYAFFSYAEVLKREPGALGARCWSLYGRCYLRHFNELEHELQSRLNRGYKPASKYMNCFLSPLLTLLAKNCAFFAGSILAVLIALTIYDEDVLAVEHVLTTVTLLGVTVTVCRSFIPDQHMVFCPEQLLRVILAHIHYMPDHWQGNAHRSQTRDEFAQLFQYKAVFILEELLSPIVTPLILIFCLRPRALEIIDFFRNFTVEVVGVGDTCSFAQMDVRQHGHPQWLSGGQTEASVYQQAEDGKTELSLMHFAITNPGWQPPRESTAFLGFLKEQVQRDGAAAGLAQGGLLPENALFTSIQSLQSESEPLSLIANVVAGSSCRGPPLPRDLQGSRHRAEVASALRSFSPLQPGQAPTGRAPSTMTGSGVDARTASSGSSVWEGQLQSLVLSEYASTEMSLHALYMHQLHKQQAQAEPERHVWHRRESDESGESAPEEGGEGARAPQPIPRSASYPCATPRPGAPETTALQGGFQRRYGGITDPGTVPRAPSHFSRLPLGGWAEDGQSASRHPEPVPEEGSEDELPPQVHKV; encoded by the exons ATGGTGAACCACAGTCTTCACCCTGCCGAGCCCGTCAAGGTTACTCTGCCAGATGCCTTTCTGCCTGCCCAGGTCTGTAGTGCCAG GATTCAGGAAAATGGCTCCCTGATCACCATCCTGGTCATCGCTGCTGTCTTCTGGGTCCACCGGCTTATCAAGTTCATCTATAACATTTGCTGCTACTGGGAGATCCACTCCTTCTACCTGCATGCTCTGCGCATCCCCATG TCTGCCCTTCCATACTGCACGTGGCAAGAAGTACAGGCCCGGATCGTGCAGACACAGAAAGAGCACCAGATCTGCATCCACAAGCGTGAGCTGACAGAGCTGGACATCTACCACCGCATCCTCCGTTTCCAGAACTACATGGTGGCGCTGGTTAACAAATCCCTCCTGCCCCTGCGCTTCCGCCTGCCCGGTCTCGGGGAGGTTGTCTTCTTCACCCGGGGCCTCAAGTACAACTTTGAGCTGATCCTCTTCTGGGGACCTGGCTCTCTGTTTCTCAATGAATGGAGCCTCAAGGCTGAGTACAAACGTGGGGGACAACGGCTCGAGCTGGCCCAGCGCCTCAGCAACCGCATCTTGTGGATTGGCATCGCCAACTTCCTGCTGTGCCCCCTCATCCTCATTTGGCAGATCCTCTATGCCTTTTTCAGTTATGCCGAGGTGCTGAAGCGGGAGCCAGGGGCCCTGGGGGCACGTTGCTGGTCACTCTATGGCCGCTGCTACCTCCGCCACTTCAACGAGCTGGAGCATGAGCTACAGTCCCGCCTCAACCGAGGCTACAAGCCTGCATCCAAGTACATGAATTGCTTCTTGTCACCTCTGCTGACACTGCTGGCCAAGAACTGCGCCTTCTTCGCTGGCTCCATCCTGGCCGTGCTTATTGCACTCACCATCTACGACGAAGATGTGTTGGCCGTGGAGCACGTCCTCACCACCGTCACGCTCCTGGGGGTCACCGTGACCGTGTGCAG GTCCTTTATCCCGGACCAGCACATGGTGTTCTGCCCTGAGCAGCTGCTCCGCGTGATCCTCGCTCACATCCACTACATGCCTGACCACTGGCAGGGTAATGCCCACCGCTCGCAGACCCGGGACGAGTTTGCCCAGCTCTTCCAGTAcaaggca GTGTTCATCTTGGAGGAGTTACTGAGCCCCATTGTCACGCCTCTCATCCTCATCTTCTGCCTGCGCCCACGGGCCCTGGAGATTATAGACTTCTTCCGCAATTTCACCGTGGAGGTCGTTGGTGTTGGAGATACCTGCTCCTTCGCTCAGATGGATGTTCGCCAGCATGGGCATCCCCAG TGGCTTTCCGGGGGACAGACAGAGGCCTCAGTGTACCAGCAAGCTGAAGATGGGAAGACAGAATTGTCACTCATGCACTTTGCCATCACCAACCCTGGCTGGCAGCCACCACGTGAGAGCACAGCCTTCCTAGGCTTCCTCAAGGAGCAAGTTCAGCGGGATGGAGCAGCTGCTGGCCTTGCCCAAGGCGGTCTCCTCCCTGAAAATGCCCTCTTTACATCCATCCAGTCCTTACAGTCTGAGTCTGAG CCGCTGAGCCTTATTGCAAATGTGGTAGCTGGCTCATCCTGCCGGGGCCCCCCACTGCCCAGAGACCTGCAGGGCTCCAGGCACAGGGCTGAAGTCGCCTCTGCCTTGCGCTCCTTCTCCCCTCTGCAACCTGGTCAGGCTCCCACGGGCCGGGCTCCCAGCACCATGACAGGCTCTGG GGTAGATGCCAGGACCGCCAGCTCCGGGAGCAGCGTTTGGGAAGGACAGCTGCAGAGCCTAGTGTTGTCGGAATATGCATCGACCGAGATGAGCCTGCATGCCCTCTATATGCACCAG CTCCACAAGCAGCAGGCCCAGGCTGAGCCTGAGCGGCACGTGTGGCACCGCCGGGAGAGTGATGAGAGTGGGGAGAGTGCTCCTGAAGAGGGGGGAGAGGGTGCCCGGGCCCCCCAGCCTATCCCTCGCTCTGCCAGCTATCCCTGTGCTACACCCCGGCCTGGAGCACCTGAGACCACTGCCCTGCAGGGCGGCTTCCAGAGGCGCTACGGAGGCATCACAG ACCCCGGCACAGTGCCCCGGGCTCCCTCTCACTTCTCCCGGCTGCCCCTTGGAGGGTGGGCTGAAGATGGGCAGTCAGCATCGAGGCACCCGGAGCCCGTGCCTGAAGAGGGCTCAGAGGATGAGCTTCCCCCTCAGGTGCACAAG GTATAG